A genomic stretch from Gorilla gorilla gorilla isolate KB3781 chromosome 20, NHGRI_mGorGor1-v2.1_pri, whole genome shotgun sequence includes:
- the BSG gene encoding basigin isoform X2, translating to MMAAALFVLLGFALLGTHGASGAAGTVLTTVEELGSKILLTCSLNDSATEVTGHRWLKGGVVLKEDALPGQKTEFEVDSDDQWGEYSCVFLPEPMGTANIKLHHGPPRVKAVKLSEHINEGETAVLACKSESVPPVTDWAWYKITDSGDKALTNGSESRFFVSSSQGWSELHIENLNMEADPGQYRCNGTSSKGSDQAVITLRVRSHLAALWPFLGIVAEVLVLVTIIFIYEKRRKPEDVLDDDDAGSAPLKSSGQHQNDKGKNVRQRNSS from the exons CCGGCACAGTCTTGACTACCGTAGAAGAACTTGGCTCCAAGATACTCCTCACCTGCTCCTTGAATGACAGTGCCACAGAGGTCACAGGGCACCGCTGGCTGAAGGGGGGCGTGGTGCTGAAGGAGGACGCGCTGCCCGGCCAGAAAACGGAGTTCGA GGTGGACTCGGACGACCAGTGGGGAGAGTACTCCTGCGTCTTCCTCCCGGAGCCCATGGGCACGGCCAACATCAAGCTCCACCACG GGCCTCCCAGAGTGAAGGCTGTGAAGTTGTCAGAACACATCAACGAGGGGGAGACGGCCGTGCTGGCCTGCAAGTCAGAGTCCGTGCCACCCGTCACCGACTGGGCCTGGTACAAGATCACTGACTCTGGGGACAAG GCCCTCACGAACGGCTCCGAGAGCAGGTTCTTCGTGAGTTCCTCGCAGGGCTGGTCAGAGCTACACATTGAGAACCTGAACATGGAGGCCGACCCCGGCCAGTACCGGTGCAACGGCACCAGCTCCAAGGGCTCCGACCAGGCCGTCATCACGCTCCGCGTGCGCAGCCACCTGGCCGCCCTCTGGCCCTTCCTGGGCATCGTGGCTGAGGTGCTGGTGCTGGTCACCATCATCTTCATCTACGAGAAGCGCCGGAAGCCCGAGGACGTCCTGGATG ATGACGACGCCGGCTCTGCACCCCT GAAGAGCAGCGGGCAGCACCAGAACGACAAAGGCAAGAACGTCCGCCAGAGGAACTCCTCCTGA